The DNA sequence CGTTCATCCGTACGACTTCCGCCGCGAGCTTGGCCGGCGCCCAGGACTGCAGCGTCACCGCGCGGAACCCGCCGCCGCGCGCCACCATGCGCTGGATGAACAGGGCGCGTGTGTCGCGATTGGCCGCGATGAGTTTGGTCAGGAGGGCGACGCGGCGCTCGGCAGGCAGCTCGCGGAACAGGGACAGGCGCTTGGGCGTGGCTTTGGAGGGAATCACGGGGTGCTGTGGTAGGAGGCCCCGCAAGATAGCGCTTCGCCCTTCACGCACGTAGCATCATGCATCGACCACCCAGAACCCCGTTAGCTACCATGCGACTTCCGCTCGTGACCCGCTCGGCATTCGCCCTTGGCCTGCTGGCTCTCGTCGCCGGCCCCACCCTCGCGCAGCAGCGCGCTGAGGCGCCCGCCCGTAACGCGGCCCAGGAGACGGCGGCCAACCCCCAGCTCAGCCTGCCCTACGGCGCCGCCAGCGCCGCGCCGGTCTCGCGCTGGACGCCTCCTGCGTCGGTCGGCCGCCAGCTCACGCTGGCCGACCTCCTCGGCTGGAAGAACATCCGCAACCCCCAGCTCTCGCATGACGGACGCTGGTTCGCCTACGAACTGGCGCCGAACGAAGGCGACGCCGAGGTGGTCATCCGCGGCACGGCCGCCGGCGCAGCGGAGACCCGGATTCCCGTCGGCTCCGCGCCGGCACCCGGAGCCGGCGGTGCCGGTCCCGCAGGCACCTCGCTTACGGTCAGCGGCAACAGCCGTTGGGCTGCGTTCTATGTGCGTCCGAGTGCCGAGTCTGCCCGCTCGCGAGGGCGCAGCGGTGGTGCTGGCGGTGCGGGTGGTGCGGGTGGTGCGAGTGGAGCAAACGGGCAGGCCGCCCAGCCGAAGCTGATGGTCGTGACGATGTCCGACGGCACGCGGCGCGAGTTCGAGAACGTGCGCAGCTTCCGTTTCGCCGGCGATACCTCGAGCTGGCTCGCAATCCATTTCGCCGCGCCCTCGGGCGGTAACGCCGGCGCTGCGGCGGGCGGCAGCGCCTCGCCGAGCGGTACGGTGCTGCATCTCATCAATCTTGCAGCGCCGTCAGCGCCGCCCATTCCGATCGCCAACGTCTCGGAGTTCGCGTTCGACGATGCGGCGCAGTGGATCGCCTACGCCATCGCCACGCCCGACGAACTCGGCAACTCGCTGCAATTGCGCCGTCTCTCCACCGGCGAGACGCGCGTGCTCGACACCGAGAAGGCCAGCTATCGCCGCATCACCTGGGCGGACTCCAGCACTGCGCTCGCGGCACTGCGCGTGGACTCCGACACCAGCAACAGCGTGGACGAGCTCGTGACCGCGCTGGTGTGGCCGCGCGTCGCGACGCCCGCTGAGGTGTTGATTGTCGACGGCAAGACCAGCGGCCTGCCCGCCGGCCAGGTGCTCAGCGCGGACTATGCGATCGCGTTCAGCGCCACGGCCAACGCGCTTTACGTCGGCCTGCGCGCCCCGCGTCCGCCGCGCCCGCGCACAAGCGGGCCCGGAGCCAGCGCGTCCAGCGCGCCTGCCCCTGGTGCCGGCGCGGGCGGCCGACTCGCCGCCGCGCCGCAAACCGATGCCGACGTCCCGTCATTGGTCCTCTGGCACTGGAAGGACACGCGCACGCAGTCCACGCAGCAGGTCCAGGAGAACCAGGACCGCAACTTCGTGCACGTGGCGTCGTATCAGTTCGCGAGCAAGACGCTCGTCCCGCTGAGCAACGACTCGGTGCGGAACCTGCAGCGTGGCCCCCGCGATACCTGGGGCATCGCCAGTGACGTCGCGCCCTACGAGCGCGAGGCGAGCATCCGCGGCTATCAGTTCCGCGACATCTACGCCGTGAACCTGCAGACCGGCGAGCGCAAGCTCGTGCAGGCCAAGGTGCCGGGCGGTCCGGGCGGTGGCTTCGGCGGGGTCACGCCGGCCTTCTCGCCGGACAACAGCAAGTATGCGTACTACGACTCGGGCGACTGGAAGGTCTACGACTTCACCAGCGGCCGCACGACGGTCGTGACACAGGGCGTCAACAACGCCTTCTGGGATGACGAGGACGACCACAACCAAGTGAAGCCGCCGATCGGAGGCGCGTTGCTCGGCTGGACGCGCGACAACGCCAGCATCCTCGTGCGCGACAACTGGGACATCTGGCGCCTGCCGATCGCCGGCGGCGCGCGGAACCTCACCGGCAACGGCCGCAGCAGCCACACGCGGTATCTCTCGCGAGTCACGTGGGACAACCGCGATCGCCGCGGCATCGACCCGGCCGCGCCGATGTTCGTCGAGACCTACGGCGAGTACACCAAGCGCGAGGGCCTCGTGCAGGTGGACGTCGCGCGTGGCGGCGTGCGTGTGATCTCCGACGAAGACGCCAAGGTCGACTATCGCCGGGCGCGTGATGCCAACGTCTGG is a window from the Pseudogemmatithrix spongiicola genome containing:
- a CDS encoding S9 family peptidase, which produces MRLPLVTRSAFALGLLALVAGPTLAQQRAEAPARNAAQETAANPQLSLPYGAASAAPVSRWTPPASVGRQLTLADLLGWKNIRNPQLSHDGRWFAYELAPNEGDAEVVIRGTAAGAAETRIPVGSAPAPGAGGAGPAGTSLTVSGNSRWAAFYVRPSAESARSRGRSGGAGGAGGAGGASGANGQAAQPKLMVVTMSDGTRREFENVRSFRFAGDTSSWLAIHFAAPSGGNAGAAAGGSASPSGTVLHLINLAAPSAPPIPIANVSEFAFDDAAQWIAYAIATPDELGNSLQLRRLSTGETRVLDTEKASYRRITWADSSTALAALRVDSDTSNSVDELVTALVWPRVATPAEVLIVDGKTSGLPAGQVLSADYAIAFSATANALYVGLRAPRPPRPRTSGPGASASSAPAPGAGAGGRLAAAPQTDADVPSLVLWHWKDTRTQSTQQVQENQDRNFVHVASYQFASKTLVPLSNDSVRNLQRGPRDTWGIASDVAPYEREASIRGYQFRDIYAVNLQTGERKLVQAKVPGGPGGGFGGVTPAFSPDNSKYAYYDSGDWKVYDFTSGRTTVVTQGVNNAFWDDEDDHNQVKPPIGGALLGWTRDNASILVRDNWDIWRLPIAGGARNLTGNGRSSHTRYLSRVTWDNRDRRGIDPAAPMFVETYGEYTKREGLVQVDVARGGVRVISDEDAKVDYRRARDANVWAFTRQTATQFPDWHVADAGLANPRRLTTANPQQAEVAWTPGARLIEYKCENSDARRQAVLYLPAGYEQGKTYPMLTYIYELLSQSYNVYPAPNATRYANVGVYTSRGYAYLMPDITYHLDDPGRSAVWCVVPAVKAAIATGLIDAERVGLQGHSWGGYQTTFITTQTDIFKTAVAGAPLTDMVSMFGSIYWNTGSTDASIFISSQGRFTGSPNEVPEAYRRNSPQAFAQNLNIPFMILHNDRDGAVDFNQGITYYNHLRHLNKEVVLLEYVGENHGLARPANQKDYALRMTEWFDTFLRDQPAPQWLTDGVPRLQMESHLKARRSLTDAKAEVPRVVP